The nucleotide window TTTGGCTTGACACTTTTCTACTTCGAGGCGTACACTGGCTTCTCGGGGACAGTCTGTGTATGATGACTGGTATATGCTTCTATTTAATGTCATTCTGACCTCGCTGCCAGTTATTTCTCTGGGAGTCTTTGAGCAAGATGTTTCTTCTGAAATCTGCTTACAGGTTAGCCTCTTTTGTGCATACTATCACAACAATGTGTCCCAATGTAGTTAACTTGTCAGAAGGAGTGATGATTGCTACATTTGGAAACAGGCAAAACCACAATTCTGCTCTTATCCACACCATACACTTGATGCTAAATAATTCCTTCATCCAATCATGTTGTCTCaataattttctctttattCGGCTGCAAAAAGAAACTTATCCAGCCGTCCTGAATGAGTTAGGATGCTACTACACTAACAAGCTGTCAGCTAAACTCATATATTATTGTTGAAAAAGTGTTATTTGTTTGCTGTCTTTCTTTTCAATCACATGCACACCTgaccatttaaaataatttgtttattcTGTGTCTGGTGTATGCCATGCCTCCTATCCATAGACATGCTGAGATTTATTATCTTTTCACCTGTTAAATGCCAAATTAGTGTAGACCTTGATGTGCCTCAATTACTTTGGCAGTTCCCAGCATTATACCAGCAAGGGCCAAGGAACCTGTTCTTCGACTGGTACAGGATCATCGGATGGATGGTCAATGGTGTCTACTCATCCGTCATCATATTCTTCCTTACCGTCCACATAATCTATAATCAAGCATTCCGTGCTGGTGGCCAGACCGCAGACATGGCTGCCATTGGGACCACAATGTTCACCTGCATCATCTGGGCAGTCAACATGCAAATCGCCCTCACGATGAGTCACTTCACATGGATTCAGCACCTCTTCGTGTGGGGCAGCGTCTCCACTTGGTACTTGTTCTTGCTGGCATATGGCATGTCGTCGCCTCTAATATCCGGGAATGCATATCAAATACTAATGGAAGCCCTTGCTCCGGCCCCAATTTACTGGGCCTCGACTCTTCTAGTTGCCATTACATGCAACCTCCCGTATTTCGCCCACATCTCCTTCCAAAGGTCTTTTAATCCAATGGACCACCATGTGATACAGGAAATAAAATACTACAAGAAGGACGTCGAGGACCAGCACATGTGGAAGCGAGAGCGATCCCGGGCACGACAAGAAACCAAGATCGGTTTTACAGCCAGAGTTGAAGCCAATATTCGACAATTGAAAGGGAAGTTACAGAAGAGAGTATCATCATTGAGTGTGCACACTGTatcataacattttttttttttcacatttgttctttcttttcgaTTTTTTTTCACTTGAGTAGCTTGTGCAGATTTTCGTTTACCTTCTTCGACGGGTTAATTTTGTTAGAGATCATCGTCAGGGGATATGTCTCAAGTCTCCTGAGTTATACAAAGCCAACAAGTTTGTAacgtactatatatatatgtatatgtatattcatTGCTGCtgttgattttcaaggtttatGGAAATAGTTTCAGAGATTGATAATCTAAATTTCAATGCAGTATAATGGAGTAGGATTATTATTGCATGTCATATATGATATGTAAGATGTAATAAATTACCACGGGAATACTTAATATCATACTCGATCTGAATTTATCggttttgaaaaaaactgaCTTGAATCATATTTGTGAGTCTGGTACTTGATctgaaatttttgcaaattaattatttttaaatatatattctaaattaatttttacttattaattatgaagtttaattttaaatttgcttTGGATATATTCAATAACTCTTGTGTTTTGTtctaattaattgaatttataaaCACAactcattgatatatatatatacacacacacattaattttgattgagTACTCTCATAAAATTATTATCAGATTTGAACATAAACTCAAAAACttgtttagatttttaaaatactCAACCTAAACCCGAACTGTTTAAGTTAATCagatttttttagtttggtTTTCCGGGTTTCTTTACCAACCTCGCATCATCCTAATATAAAAATTGGTAATTTTAATATATCTTTTTGTCAAAAatctattagaaaaaaattcacCATTATAATTTAgttcttctttatatatatatatatatataaaagaatattacaacaaaaaaaaacaataataaaaatttctgtTTTTCCAGTACTGTTTCAAATAAATTCAGTGGTCTATGGGAGATTATATCTCTTCCCTTTAGAGTTATATGGAGAATTTATTAGTTCAATTTAGTTTATAGAAAATATCTGGATGTGCACGTGACATGATTTTTATCACCTCATatgatatttaatcaaattaataaatttttaggtaGTCAATAACAATATTTTAATGAGGCGACACTCTCGCTTTTATAAAAAACATGGACGGGTTatgtaaatattgaaaaaaaaaaattaaaaaaaaaataagtatcataaataatttacaaattCGTTAATTGaccaagaaaaaaagtaaaagcagCTTTTGGATGTGGGTCTTCCCAATCTGGAACTCATGTTGGGAATTATGCAATCCGTGAAGACACAGTCATAAGGAGGGTTGTACTGTAAAACTCAGAAGACTGACAGGTGCCCTTCCGTAGTACCGGATCTGGGCTCACTGCCACCGTACTTACGTCCCCAGAACCGGCAGTGTCCGGTTGCTTTCTCCTCTGCTATCACCCAACAGCTCCAGTAGCATCTCAAATAAACTACaaataaatatctaattaattccaaatcaattatttatttttattattttattaatttcagaccctaatttttttttttatatatattttcatccAAAGAGTATAGCgagcaataaaaaataatagctaATAGGCAGACTTCTATcactgaaattattttttttataacttacaAAAGAATTCGATTCAAAATCACTTTATAAATGATTCAAATTTCTACTGGTTTAGCTCAATATGATTACTCCCCCTAAAATTTTGAGGATGagaaaacttaatttttaattttgtttttattaatccAAAGAGTAGAATAATGTATAAAAACTCTCTAAATAATAGACCTCTACcactggattttttttatttaaaaaataattcaaatatgaAATCACTTGCTTAAGCAACCTAAACCTCTACTGATTTGACCAAATCTCCGTTTATTACCACAAAATTTTGAGAATGAGAAAcctcgatttttttttttaaactaagtTTAAACATAATTTCTCTCTCTTATCATAGCTGAATAATTGCTTGATATAGTCAAATATCATGTTGGATCTCATGATAATATCATATAATTGATATTTCTGATACATTACAAAATCtacatttaataataaaagtattgTTCATAAACAATGTATATAATATTGTATTTATGTGGGgagtttatttcttatttttaatatgttatatatttatattatttaatattttatattaaaatgtaCAATTATGCtagttaattttgattaaacatATCTAATcacatcaaaatccaaatctaaATATGGGATTAggtatcacacacacacacacacacatatatatatatatatatatatgaaaaatgagGTTGCATGATTAAAGCATTGGAATTGTGGTGGTCCATGatctaaaaacaaaatgatgacTTCTGTCACAAAAACTCACAAGCTCTATGTCTTGTTGTTGGTACCCTTTCATGCAAGTGCTCGTCTGAATCCAATGTTACATGACTTGATAGATCCTCTCAATCCATCTCCACACCATTTTCTTATCATTATcacatttttaataataataataataataataataataataataataataattggctTCGAGTTTAAATGATTGTTAAAACCGAGTTGGAAGATATCTATCGCTTTTGTAAGAGCATTAGTATTTTGTACATACCAGTTTGGAGCTCGTGGTTATTGAAAAACAGATAGATCAAAAACTAGATATCTAgagtttataaaatattatctatatataaaagtaGACTGTAAATTTATGTAATGTCAATATgatcagaatatatatatatttaagttaaaaatattatatatatgtatataatgcattttcatagaataggttaattatttcaattttgcttttaaaatcaagaatcatatgtaattttaaaaatttaatattctaaacaataaatttgCCAAGCATATACTAAATAATAACTTTTGAAGGTGAGTCACCTATAATAGTCTACAGGTTTAAGACATAATATCTGACTTTTATGCCGGAGGTCGAGGGTTAGACTCTCTCTCAATGCATGATTGAGGTATAATAAATCATATGTATATTTGGGGTAGTTTATCtgcattatttaaaaagttaataaaacaaaataaactttttaGTTTTAAGGTGAGATTAAaaacatgtaaataaataaattaacaagaaGTGTGCAATCTTGTTTGTGTGAATTTTCCCATTCTTGCAAAATCAAGCACActtgaaaacaacaacaacaacaacaacaacaacaacaaagagatgGCAACAATAAGAAGCAGCTTTGTTGAATTGAAGTCTCTTTAGTACTTTTATCAGAAGAGAGAATGAAATGATAGCATTCATTTCTTGAATGTTAGAGCCTTAAATgggaaaaacaaaagagaatgttttataagagataaaaaaaataaataagtaaatgagagagagggagagagagtgAAAGAGGAAAAGAGAGGTATAAAGAGAAGGCCATTGTTTGGAATCTCCAGCAAACCCAGAGCTCACCAAACAGAACCACCAGTGACCCTTGTCCCCCCTTCAGTACTGCACTTTGAATCATTGAATCATGGcttcaattaaaacaatgaatCACTTGAAAGGACTTGGATTCATTTCttgttctttcttcttttttttttgttaacacACATTTCACAAGCATAATGGGGCCATATAATATATGCATTAATtactgtttctttttctttttcttttttctgctGAAACTGCAGTTGTTGCTGTTCAACTCTGTCAtcatctttccttttcttttcttttaattctgttcattttcaaataagtgttttttttttcatggaattAATAGAACTAGAATCATTTGAATTGAATTTCTGCAACgccaattcattgttttcaattttGCAGAAATTGACTACACATTGAAACAAGGACAAAGCTGGTCACACATATTCTGTTTGTCATGGTTTCACTTTCATGTTCTCTAAAGATTGATTCTGTGATACATCCAAGCTCTAAtaagttattttatatatatatatatatatatatataataaactccTCCATCCAATGCAAAGGCAAACAATGAAACAAACATCCACTTTcatcaccaaaaaaaataaataataattaatttaaaaacatggtTTTACACTCAAGTTTAGAGCATTTCTTGGGAACAAGTACTGAAATGTCTCACAATGACCAAGAGAACAAGTCACTagaacaaatccaaaaccatgcaaacttgttaattaattaatcaataatttaaagttaaaagtttaatttaaaataggATTTGATGAGCTGGGAAAGCATGTTAAGATTAAGCAATTATGAAGCATTAGCATTAAGTATTAATATAAGTAGAGAAAGGAACAAGATAATGACAAAGAAGAGCTTAAAAGTAGTGAGAAAAAGGGCCCCATGGATTCCATAAGAGACCCTAAAAAGCTGCAAGCTCACGGGACTTGAATATATTTTTGCTAAACTTGAAAGCATGGTTTACAATTTTTATATGCCATCattgtcttctttctcactAATATAATCTTACCTAGAGAAAGGAatcaatcaacaagaaaaacactTGCACATACATTATTGAATGTCAAATCCAAGAATTCCCCATTTTATTTCTAATGtactttctaattttattatatatatatatattgataatgtAGACAAACAACAACACACTCacattatctatattttaaccatatattaaaaaaaaattgaacctgagaataaaaacaaatatgttGATGTATTAACTCTATTATTGTAcatttatctaatttattttaaataattattaccaatttgttaaaaattgaaTCATCAGTCCATAAGAGAAGTAAATGTCTTAATCGCTTTGTTGTTGCGGGTggcaattttattatatttcatttgCTTAGGTAATTCTTATGTTAGTGTTGAATCATAGAAGTtctcataattaaatatattagagTATTATCTTATATAGTTTCTGGATGTATTAATAGGCCTTTAGTGTAAGATGAAAACACTACTCATATTATTATTGAGTCACATCCAgaatttattatcattagaTATATTGATGTATTAATTAGCATCTTAGCTTTGATATATAAGAATATCTTGTCTGTTTTTCCATATGTAattatactttaatttattttgaaaaacatcATGTACATCATCACTACTAGAATCTCTATCTATCTACATGTTCATCCCAGCTTcattcaattgtttttttatatatgctcCATGTTGTATTTTtcagttattttattatattttttttattaataaatctactttattagaaaaaaataaaaaataaactgtGATGCCAAGGTAAGTAATGTTAAAGTGAGAATTTTCCTAATAACAGAtgtattagtttaaaaaaattatttaatatattagcaCTCACAcatattaaattatactttGAGTGGATACcaagatattaaaaaataataataataaaaaaatatcaagttaaaaaatggaaagacaaaagcatgcaagaagaaatcaatcaattgACCAATCATGATAATGTAAATGGTGAAAAGGTAGTAGATATTCACATCCTTtttaccaccaccaccacaacacTACAACCACAATATAtatttcctcctcctcctcctcccaatGTGAATAATATAAATCAAGAGCCCATCATACCCTCCTTTTCAATCCCTCACTTTCTCACTTTTGTGGAAGAAGAAAGCAaacaccaaaaccctaatttaataCCTCCCTCAAAAAGCCATCTTAAGTGCATGTATTTAatacttttcttttataatacTTTGCTGTCTTGACTAGTTAGTTGACTCCATGCAAACACAGTCCCATTGGtaacaagttaaaaatattaaaaaataattaagtaaataaatatataaattgcaaagagagagagagatagaaagAGGTAAAGGAATTTCTAGATATGCGTAGGGAACAAAGGAAAAGACAGAAAGTGCAACGTCAGTGTTGGGTTGTACTGTGTGGgcaatgagagagagagaaggtgaAATGGGTGGATGGTTATACACTTGGCTTACCCTTCTTCTCATCCACATagaccctctctctctctcactctttctctttctttcttcataTTGCATTTCTTGTTATCTTCTCCATAGCTTTGGTATTCATTTGAGGATTACTTTATAAgaacttttgatttttatttgttcattattatgAGTAACCAAAACTCTTAGTTTCTTGTGAGTACTTGCTTGGATTCTTTTGTTCTTATgagcaaaagaaagattttgtttttgtttcctttcttcttcttcttcttcttcttcttcttcttcttcttcttcttgtagtTATTGTTTTTATGTCTTTCTTTGTGGAGTATTTGAGGGATGCTTAAGGCAAGATGCATGTAAGGATTTTGTTTTAGATGATTTGAGGTTGTTATATAGATCTAGacaaattttgttatatatttcaagttttttttggTGAGAAAGATGATGAAAGGGTTCATAATTCAGCAAAACCAAGTCGAGGAAAACATGTCTAATCTCACTTCTGCATCTGGTGAAGCTAGTAATTCTTCAAACCAGCAACAGTCTTCTTTTGTCTCTCCAAATCCAAACCCTGCCAAGAAGAAGAGAAGTCTTCCAGGAAACCcaggttttgtttttcttctttttgttttgttcttgatgttcaatttaatttttgtttgtttgtttgttttttttttgtttggtaatgGTTATTTGTGTTTTGGATTTTGGATCTTAGACCCAGATGCAGAAGTGATAGCTTTGTCACCAAAGACACTAATGGCAACAAACCGGTTTGTGTGTGAGATCTGCAACAAAGGGTTTCAAAGAGACCAAAACCTGCAACTTCACAGAAGAGGCCACAACTTGCCATGGAAACTTAAGCAAAGAACAAGTAAGGAAGTGAGGAAGAAGGTGTATATATGTCCAGAAGTCTCATGTGTGCACCATGATCCCTCTAGAGCACTAGGAGACCTCACAGGTATCAAGAAACATTTTAGTAGAAAACATGGTGAGAAGAAGTGGAAGTGTGAGAAGTGCTCTAAGAAGTATGCTGTTCAATCTGATTGGAAAGCTCATTCTAAAATCTGTGGCACTAGAGAATATAGATGTGATTGTGGCACTCTCTTctcaaggtatatatatatatatatatatatatattttataaatatcttcatgtttttgttcataaatatcatcagcatcatcaacTTCTCAAGGTGTTGTTTCTGTGGTTAATTTGCAGGAGAGATAGTTTTATAACACACAGAGCATTTTGTGATGCATTGGCTGAAGAGAGTGCAAGATCAATCACTGGTGTTAATCCTATGATTAATCAcaatcatcctcatcatcctcatcatcaactTCTCTTCTCTAACAACAACTTGATGAGCATCAGCAGCCATGAAACACAAGAGCTGACActgaaaagagaaagagagcaaCAGCATTTGATGAACATGAGAGGAGACATAACTCCATGGCTAGGAggacaacatcaacaacaacaacatcaacaacaacagcaacagcaaGAGTACTCACATGAGAATCAAAGCCAAAACCAAGGTCAAGTGTCACTCCAAACTTCTTACCAAACTTCAGTACCATCTCCACACATGTCTGCCACTGCATTGCTCCAAAAAGCAGCTCAAATGGGTGCAACCATGAGTAGGCCTTCAATTCATGGTCAAATGgctgcttcttcttctactaGTACAACTACTACTTCAACTTTATTTGGTCTTGGTTTATCTTCAAATCAAGGAAATGGT belongs to Dioscorea cayenensis subsp. rotundata cultivar TDr96_F1 chromosome 17, TDr96_F1_v2_PseudoChromosome.rev07_lg8_w22 25.fasta, whole genome shotgun sequence and includes:
- the LOC120280758 gene encoding protein indeterminate-domain 11, yielding MMKGFIIQQNQVEENMSNLTSASGEASNSSNQQQSSFVSPNPNPAKKKRSLPGNPDPDAEVIALSPKTLMATNRFVCEICNKGFQRDQNLQLHRRGHNLPWKLKQRTSKEVRKKVYICPEVSCVHHDPSRALGDLTGIKKHFSRKHGEKKWKCEKCSKKYAVQSDWKAHSKICGTREYRCDCGTLFSRRDSFITHRAFCDALAEESARSITGVNPMINHNHPHHPHHQLLFSNNNLMSISSHETQELTLKREREQQHLMNMRGDITPWLGGQHQQQQHQQQQQQQEYSHENQSQNQGQVSLQTSYQTSVPSPHMSATALLQKAAQMGATMSRPSIHGQMAASSSTSTTTTSTLFGLGLSSNQGNGGSSGGTTLLQEMMLNPIAQASGFDGSFEDAFGGFLVTKKEEKKRNEEVVGVVGLGLGGGGGGGVVGTNEGLTRDFLGLRGRALSQRDILNMAGLDSCMSSSSYEHHHHHPHPQPHPHHP